In the genome of Capra hircus breed San Clemente chromosome 5, ASM170441v1, whole genome shotgun sequence, one region contains:
- the COPS7A gene encoding COP9 signalosome complex subunit 7a — protein sequence MSAEVKVTGQNQEQFLLLAKSAKGAALATLIHQVLEAPGVYVFGELLDMPNVRELAESDFASTFRLLTVFAYGTYADYLAEARNLPPLTEAQKNKLRHLSVVTLAAKVKCIPYAVLLEALALRNVRQLEDLVIEAVYADVLRGSLDQRHQRLEVDYSIGRDIQRQDLSAIARTLQEWCLGCEVVLSGIEEQVSRANQHKEQQLGLKQQIESEVANLKKTIKVTTAAAAAATSQDPEQHLTELREPASGTNQRQPSKKASKGKGLRGSAKIWSKSN from the exons ATGAGTGCGGAGGTCAAGGTGACGGGGCAGAACCAGGAGCAGTTTCTGCTCCTGGCCAAGTCGGCCAAGGGGGCAGCGCTGGCCACACTCATCCACCAGGTGCTGGAGGCCCCTGGTGTCTACGTGTTTGGGGAACTGCTGGATATGCCTAATGTTAGAGAG CTGGCTGAGAGCGACTTCGCTTCCACGTTCCGGCTGCTCACAGTGTTTGCTTACGGGACGTACGCTGACTACTTAG ccGAAGCCCGGAATCTTCCCCCACTCACAGAGGCTCAAAAGAATAAGCTTCGACACCTATCGGTCGTCACCTTGGCTGCCAAAGTCAAG TGTATCCCCTATGCAGTGCTGCTGGAGGCGCTAGCCCTGCGCAACGTAAGGCAGCTAGAAGACCTGGTCATCGAGGCCGTGTACGCCGACGTGCTGCGCGGCTCCCTGGACCAGCGCCACCAGCGGCTGGAGGTCGACTACAGCATTGGGCGGGACATCCAGCGCCAGGACCTCAGTGCCATCGCCCGGACCCTGCAGGAGTG GTGTTTGGGCTGTGAGGTGGTCCTGTCAGGCATTGAGGAGCAGGTGAGCCGGGCCAACCAGCAcaaggagcagcagctgggcCTGAAGCAGCAGATCGAGAGTGAG GTCGCCAACCTGAAAAAAACCATTAAGGTTACAACAGCCGCAGCGGCCGCGGCCACATCTCAGGACCCAGAGCAGCACCTGACTGAGCTGAGGGAGCCGGCCTCGGGTACCAACCAGCGCCAGCCCAGCAAGAAAGCCTCCAAGGGCAAGGG GCTCCGAGGGAGCGCCAAGATTTGGTCCAAGTCAAACTGA